In a single window of the Podarcis raffonei isolate rPodRaf1 chromosome 14, rPodRaf1.pri, whole genome shotgun sequence genome:
- the LOC128402214 gene encoding radial spoke head 10 homolog B-like isoform X4 has translation MGKEKKRDSKKGEKSLPPPSAHEPSVEPATSVQNIPPAVNQVDEQAAAQTVPQEEVKEAVALPPPEPIEYEEPILTQLIVESYEGEKICGLYEGEGTACFQGGNVYKGMFSEGLMHGQGTYTWADGVKYEGNFVKNLQMHHGSYTWPDGSVYDGEVKSGIRHGFGMYKCGTYPVSYIGQWVEGKRHGKCKGNANTETGTIYYNKEGSSWYEGDFVYNVKSGWGIRCYKSGNIYEGQWERDMRHGEGRMRWLTTNQEYTGQWVNGIQHGYGTHTWYLKRIPGSQYPLRNEYVGDFVNGDRHGHGKFFFASGAMYDGQWVHNKKQGMGKLVFKNGRVYEGEFIDDHMAEYPSFQIDIMNNQDLSGIRTTSPFGTESIKVVDGPDSTSALGTNIEIDISTLLAIFPEENREEEIKQTEFAVLRYISELRRIYTFYSSLGYDHSLDNTFLMTKLQFWRFLKDCRFHHCNLTLADMDRILNDKTLLEEIHSPYETLLLRMFLTYLIYLSFHIYHKEFDNTSPRLFKCFCKLMVKNICPNACQIKGILFSDRQQTVYAINYIDKCWEIFRAFCRPNPVAPYEPTMKMRHFLWMLKDLRLVSKQLTATKIVNILAKDSPCVRDGEDTNLEHELVFLEFFEALLDCALLYVTDEMLKQQAEESSCSTSSFRTDEFIDPAAGPPLAQDLSSGQKGKGKNGGKEGKGSRHGSKSPSKEKSLSPQAMSFNVTFSAIVEEKEESSAPSLSSAEAGQESILSAPMKELADNLESAKNEQKDKLGLWMSQIYIFFVNKFFAGYKHLEVVKETIIDNRIRHAEFLVLKKIQEAEEEAKLNAMREAEEARKLEEAAAEKAAQELEESLCRELEEASIQLQSSPKEESPVSPQAPPSTKTTGGGKKKKKA, from the exons ATGGgtaaagaaaagaagagagacaGTAAGAAAGGAGAAAAGTCTTTGCCTCCTCCTTCCGCACACGAGCCCTCAGTAGAACCTGCTACTTCTGTACAGAACATCCCGCCGGCTGTAAATCAAGTGGATGAACAGGCAGCAGCCCAAACAGTTCCCCAAGAAGAGGTGAAAGAGGCAGTGGCACTTCCACCGCCAGAACCCATTGAGTATGAGGAGCCGATTCTGACTCAGCTCATTGTTGAAAG CTACGAAGGAGAAAAAATCTGTGGGTTATATGAGGGAGAAGGAACAGCTTGTTTTCAAGGAGGCAATGTATACAAG GGCATGTTTTCTGAAGGCCTCATGCATGGACAAGGAACATACACATGGGCTGATGGAGTGAAGTATGAG GGAAACTTTGTGAAGAACCTACAAATGCATCATGGCAGTTACACCTGGCCGGATGGCAGCGTCTATGACGGAGAGGTAAAGAGCGGGATTAGGCATGGCTTTGGCATGTACAAGTGTGGCACCTACCCTGTTTCGTACATCGGCCAGTGGGTCGAAGGCAAAAGGCATGGCAAG tgcaaaggaaatgcaaataCGGAAACA GGCACCATTTATTACAACAAGGAAGGTTCTTCCTGGTATGAAGGTGACTTCGTATACAATGTAAAAAGTGGATGGGGAATAAGATG TTATAAATCTGGAAATATCTATGAAGGCCAGTGGGAGAGGGACATGCGTCATGGAGAAGGGCGGATGAGGTGGCTCACGACGAATCAGGAATATACCGGGCAGTGGGTTAATGGCATACAG cacGGCTATGGTACCCACACTTGGTATCTGAAGAGAATACCCGGATCACAATACCCCCTAAGGAATGAATACGTGGGAGATTTCGTCAATGGGGACCGCCATGGACATGGGAAGTTCTTCTTTGCCAGTGGAGCAATGTATGATGGGCAGTGGGTTCACAATAAGAAGCAAGGCATG gGTAAGCTTGTGTTCAAGAATGGCCGTGTCTATGAAGGCGAATTTATAGATGACCATATGGCAGAATATCCATCTTTTCAAATTGACATCATGAATAACCAAGATCTGAGTGGCATTCGGACGACGAGTCCCTTTGGCACTG AGAGTATCAAAGTTGTTGATGGCCCAGATAGTACATCTGCATTGGGAACGAATATAGAAATAGATATATCAACTTTGTTGGCTATATTTCCAGAAGAAAACAGGGAAGAAGAAATCAAACAG ACAGAGTTTGCTGTACTGAGATATATCTCGGAACTGAGGCGAATCTACACCTTCTACAGCAGCTTAGGATATGACCATTCTCTTGATAACACTTTCCTGATGACGAAGCTTCAGTTCTGGCGATTTCTAAAGGACTGCAGATTCCACCACTGCAACCTTACGCTTGCCGACATGGATAGGATCCTGAACG ataAAACATTACTTGAAGAGATTCACTCTCCATATGAGACTTTGCTACTCCGAATGTTTTTGACATATCTCATCTATTTGTCCTTCCACATCTATCATAAGGAGTTTGA CAATACGAGTCCCCGCCTCTTCAAGTGCTTCTGCAAGTTGATGGTCAAGAACATCTGTCCTAATGCCTGCCAAATAAAAG GCATATTGTTCAGCGACCGGCAACAAACAGTCTACGCAATCAATTACATTGACAAGTGTTGGGAGATATTCAGGGCCTTTTGTCGACCAAATCCCGTTGCTCCGTATGAACCGACCATGAAGATGAGGCACTTCCTCTGGATGCTGAAA GATTTAAGACTCGTAAGCAAGCAATTAACCGCTACCAAAATTGTGAATATTCTGGCCAAAGACAGCCCTTGTGTGCGTGATGGAGAGGACACTAACTTAGAACATGAG CTTGTTTTCCTGGAGTTTTTCGAAGCTCTGCTGGACTGTGCCCTGTTGTATGTCACCGATGAGATGCTGAAGCAGCAAGCAGAAGAATCCAGTTGTTCAACAAGTTCCTTCAGAACAGATGAGTTCATAGACCCGGCTGCAGGGCCTCCATTGGCTCAGGACTTGTCCTCTGGTCAG aaaggaaaaggcaagaatggaggaaaagagggcaaaggaTCTCGGCACGGTTCAAAATCTCCTAGTAAAGAAAAAAGTCTCTCTCCTCAGG CCATGAGTTTTAATGTCACCTTCTCTGCTATcgtggaagagaaagaagaaagttcAGCTCCATCACTATCAAGTGCAGAAGCAGGGCAAGAGTCAATTCTTAGTGCTCCCATGAAGGAATTAGCAG ATAACCTCGAAAGTGCAAAGAACGAGCAGAAGGACAAACTTGGTTTATGGATGAGTCAGATCTACATCTTTTTTGTCAACAAATTCTTTGCCGGCTACAAACACTTGGAAGTCGTGAAAGAAACCATTATAGACAACAGGATTCGGCACGCTGAATTCCTTGTACTGAAGAAGATccaagaagctgaagaagaagcAAA
- the LOC128402214 gene encoding radial spoke head 10 homolog B-like isoform X1 yields MGKEKKRDSKKGEKSLPPPSAHEPSVEPATSVQNIPPAVNQVDEQAAAQTVPQEEVKEAVALPPPEPIEYEEPILTQLIVESYEGEKICGLYEGEGTACFQGGNVYKGMFSEGLMHGQGTYTWADGVKYEGNFVKNLQMHHGSYTWPDGSVYDGEVKSGIRHGFGMYKCGTYPVSYIGQWVEGKRHGKCKGNANTETGTIYYNKEGSSWYEGDFVYNVKSGWGIRCYKSGNIYEGQWERDMRHGEGRMRWLTTNQEYTGQWVNGIQHGYGTHTWYLKRIPGSQYPLRNEYVGDFVNGDRHGHGKFFFASGAMYDGQWVHNKKQGMGKLVFKNGRVYEGEFIDDHMAEYPSFQIDIMNNQDLSGIRTTSPFGTESIKVVDGPDSTSALGTNIEIDISTLLAIFPEENREEEIKQTEFAVLRYISELRRIYTFYSSLGYDHSLDNTFLMTKLQFWRFLKDCRFHHCNLTLADMDRILNDKTLLEEIHSPYETLLLRMFLTYLIYLSFHIYHKEFDNTSPRLFKCFCKLMVKNICPNACQIKGILFSDRQQTVYAINYIDKCWEIFRAFCRPNPVAPYEPTMKMRHFLWMLKDLRLVSKQLTATKIVNILAKDSPCVRDGEDTNLEHELVFLEFFEALLDCALLYVTDEMLKQQAEESSCSTSSFRTDEFIDPAAGPPLAQDLSSGQSVQTRSLSSGETSTETTETLHVKASTSKIVHFVDVGKGKKSEKGKGKNGGKEGKGSRHGSKSPSKEKSLSPQAMSFNVTFSAIVEEKEESSAPSLSSAEAGQESILSAPMKELADNLESAKNEQKDKLGLWMSQIYIFFVNKFFAGYKHLEVVKETIIDNRIRHAEFLVLKKIQEAEEEAKLNAMREAEEARKLEEAAAEKAAQELEESLCRELEEASIQLQSSPKEESPVSPQAPPSTKTTGGGKKKKKA; encoded by the exons ATGGgtaaagaaaagaagagagacaGTAAGAAAGGAGAAAAGTCTTTGCCTCCTCCTTCCGCACACGAGCCCTCAGTAGAACCTGCTACTTCTGTACAGAACATCCCGCCGGCTGTAAATCAAGTGGATGAACAGGCAGCAGCCCAAACAGTTCCCCAAGAAGAGGTGAAAGAGGCAGTGGCACTTCCACCGCCAGAACCCATTGAGTATGAGGAGCCGATTCTGACTCAGCTCATTGTTGAAAG CTACGAAGGAGAAAAAATCTGTGGGTTATATGAGGGAGAAGGAACAGCTTGTTTTCAAGGAGGCAATGTATACAAG GGCATGTTTTCTGAAGGCCTCATGCATGGACAAGGAACATACACATGGGCTGATGGAGTGAAGTATGAG GGAAACTTTGTGAAGAACCTACAAATGCATCATGGCAGTTACACCTGGCCGGATGGCAGCGTCTATGACGGAGAGGTAAAGAGCGGGATTAGGCATGGCTTTGGCATGTACAAGTGTGGCACCTACCCTGTTTCGTACATCGGCCAGTGGGTCGAAGGCAAAAGGCATGGCAAG tgcaaaggaaatgcaaataCGGAAACA GGCACCATTTATTACAACAAGGAAGGTTCTTCCTGGTATGAAGGTGACTTCGTATACAATGTAAAAAGTGGATGGGGAATAAGATG TTATAAATCTGGAAATATCTATGAAGGCCAGTGGGAGAGGGACATGCGTCATGGAGAAGGGCGGATGAGGTGGCTCACGACGAATCAGGAATATACCGGGCAGTGGGTTAATGGCATACAG cacGGCTATGGTACCCACACTTGGTATCTGAAGAGAATACCCGGATCACAATACCCCCTAAGGAATGAATACGTGGGAGATTTCGTCAATGGGGACCGCCATGGACATGGGAAGTTCTTCTTTGCCAGTGGAGCAATGTATGATGGGCAGTGGGTTCACAATAAGAAGCAAGGCATG gGTAAGCTTGTGTTCAAGAATGGCCGTGTCTATGAAGGCGAATTTATAGATGACCATATGGCAGAATATCCATCTTTTCAAATTGACATCATGAATAACCAAGATCTGAGTGGCATTCGGACGACGAGTCCCTTTGGCACTG AGAGTATCAAAGTTGTTGATGGCCCAGATAGTACATCTGCATTGGGAACGAATATAGAAATAGATATATCAACTTTGTTGGCTATATTTCCAGAAGAAAACAGGGAAGAAGAAATCAAACAG ACAGAGTTTGCTGTACTGAGATATATCTCGGAACTGAGGCGAATCTACACCTTCTACAGCAGCTTAGGATATGACCATTCTCTTGATAACACTTTCCTGATGACGAAGCTTCAGTTCTGGCGATTTCTAAAGGACTGCAGATTCCACCACTGCAACCTTACGCTTGCCGACATGGATAGGATCCTGAACG ataAAACATTACTTGAAGAGATTCACTCTCCATATGAGACTTTGCTACTCCGAATGTTTTTGACATATCTCATCTATTTGTCCTTCCACATCTATCATAAGGAGTTTGA CAATACGAGTCCCCGCCTCTTCAAGTGCTTCTGCAAGTTGATGGTCAAGAACATCTGTCCTAATGCCTGCCAAATAAAAG GCATATTGTTCAGCGACCGGCAACAAACAGTCTACGCAATCAATTACATTGACAAGTGTTGGGAGATATTCAGGGCCTTTTGTCGACCAAATCCCGTTGCTCCGTATGAACCGACCATGAAGATGAGGCACTTCCTCTGGATGCTGAAA GATTTAAGACTCGTAAGCAAGCAATTAACCGCTACCAAAATTGTGAATATTCTGGCCAAAGACAGCCCTTGTGTGCGTGATGGAGAGGACACTAACTTAGAACATGAG CTTGTTTTCCTGGAGTTTTTCGAAGCTCTGCTGGACTGTGCCCTGTTGTATGTCACCGATGAGATGCTGAAGCAGCAAGCAGAAGAATCCAGTTGTTCAACAAGTTCCTTCAGAACAGATGAGTTCATAGACCCGGCTGCAGGGCCTCCATTGGCTCAGGACTTGTCCTCTGGTCAG TCCGTTCAAACCAGAAGTCTAAGCAGTGGCGAAACAAGCACTGAGACCACAGAAACCCTGCATGTCAAGGCTTCCACAAGCAAGATTGTGCATTTTGTGGATGTTGGCAAGGGAAAGAAGTCCGAG aaaggaaaaggcaagaatggaggaaaagagggcaaaggaTCTCGGCACGGTTCAAAATCTCCTAGTAAAGAAAAAAGTCTCTCTCCTCAGG CCATGAGTTTTAATGTCACCTTCTCTGCTATcgtggaagagaaagaagaaagttcAGCTCCATCACTATCAAGTGCAGAAGCAGGGCAAGAGTCAATTCTTAGTGCTCCCATGAAGGAATTAGCAG ATAACCTCGAAAGTGCAAAGAACGAGCAGAAGGACAAACTTGGTTTATGGATGAGTCAGATCTACATCTTTTTTGTCAACAAATTCTTTGCCGGCTACAAACACTTGGAAGTCGTGAAAGAAACCATTATAGACAACAGGATTCGGCACGCTGAATTCCTTGTACTGAAGAAGATccaagaagctgaagaagaagcAAA
- the LOC128402214 gene encoding radial spoke head 10 homolog B-like isoform X2, translating into MGKEKKRDSKKGEKSLPPPSAHEPSVEPATSVQNIPPAVNQVDEQAAAQTVPQEEVKEAVALPPPEPIEYEEPILTQLIVESYEGEKICGLYEGEGTACFQGGNVYKGMFSEGLMHGQGTYTWADGVKYEGNFVKNLQMHHGSYTWPDGSVYDGEVKSGIRHGFGMYKCGTYPVSYIGQWVEGKRHGKGTIYYNKEGSSWYEGDFVYNVKSGWGIRCYKSGNIYEGQWERDMRHGEGRMRWLTTNQEYTGQWVNGIQHGYGTHTWYLKRIPGSQYPLRNEYVGDFVNGDRHGHGKFFFASGAMYDGQWVHNKKQGMGKLVFKNGRVYEGEFIDDHMAEYPSFQIDIMNNQDLSGIRTTSPFGTESIKVVDGPDSTSALGTNIEIDISTLLAIFPEENREEEIKQTEFAVLRYISELRRIYTFYSSLGYDHSLDNTFLMTKLQFWRFLKDCRFHHCNLTLADMDRILNDKTLLEEIHSPYETLLLRMFLTYLIYLSFHIYHKEFDNTSPRLFKCFCKLMVKNICPNACQIKGILFSDRQQTVYAINYIDKCWEIFRAFCRPNPVAPYEPTMKMRHFLWMLKDLRLVSKQLTATKIVNILAKDSPCVRDGEDTNLEHELVFLEFFEALLDCALLYVTDEMLKQQAEESSCSTSSFRTDEFIDPAAGPPLAQDLSSGQSVQTRSLSSGETSTETTETLHVKASTSKIVHFVDVGKGKKSEKGKGKNGGKEGKGSRHGSKSPSKEKSLSPQAMSFNVTFSAIVEEKEESSAPSLSSAEAGQESILSAPMKELADNLESAKNEQKDKLGLWMSQIYIFFVNKFFAGYKHLEVVKETIIDNRIRHAEFLVLKKIQEAEEEAKLNAMREAEEARKLEEAAAEKAAQELEESLCRELEEASIQLQSSPKEESPVSPQAPPSTKTTGGGKKKKKA; encoded by the exons ATGGgtaaagaaaagaagagagacaGTAAGAAAGGAGAAAAGTCTTTGCCTCCTCCTTCCGCACACGAGCCCTCAGTAGAACCTGCTACTTCTGTACAGAACATCCCGCCGGCTGTAAATCAAGTGGATGAACAGGCAGCAGCCCAAACAGTTCCCCAAGAAGAGGTGAAAGAGGCAGTGGCACTTCCACCGCCAGAACCCATTGAGTATGAGGAGCCGATTCTGACTCAGCTCATTGTTGAAAG CTACGAAGGAGAAAAAATCTGTGGGTTATATGAGGGAGAAGGAACAGCTTGTTTTCAAGGAGGCAATGTATACAAG GGCATGTTTTCTGAAGGCCTCATGCATGGACAAGGAACATACACATGGGCTGATGGAGTGAAGTATGAG GGAAACTTTGTGAAGAACCTACAAATGCATCATGGCAGTTACACCTGGCCGGATGGCAGCGTCTATGACGGAGAGGTAAAGAGCGGGATTAGGCATGGCTTTGGCATGTACAAGTGTGGCACCTACCCTGTTTCGTACATCGGCCAGTGGGTCGAAGGCAAAAGGCATGGCAAG GGCACCATTTATTACAACAAGGAAGGTTCTTCCTGGTATGAAGGTGACTTCGTATACAATGTAAAAAGTGGATGGGGAATAAGATG TTATAAATCTGGAAATATCTATGAAGGCCAGTGGGAGAGGGACATGCGTCATGGAGAAGGGCGGATGAGGTGGCTCACGACGAATCAGGAATATACCGGGCAGTGGGTTAATGGCATACAG cacGGCTATGGTACCCACACTTGGTATCTGAAGAGAATACCCGGATCACAATACCCCCTAAGGAATGAATACGTGGGAGATTTCGTCAATGGGGACCGCCATGGACATGGGAAGTTCTTCTTTGCCAGTGGAGCAATGTATGATGGGCAGTGGGTTCACAATAAGAAGCAAGGCATG gGTAAGCTTGTGTTCAAGAATGGCCGTGTCTATGAAGGCGAATTTATAGATGACCATATGGCAGAATATCCATCTTTTCAAATTGACATCATGAATAACCAAGATCTGAGTGGCATTCGGACGACGAGTCCCTTTGGCACTG AGAGTATCAAAGTTGTTGATGGCCCAGATAGTACATCTGCATTGGGAACGAATATAGAAATAGATATATCAACTTTGTTGGCTATATTTCCAGAAGAAAACAGGGAAGAAGAAATCAAACAG ACAGAGTTTGCTGTACTGAGATATATCTCGGAACTGAGGCGAATCTACACCTTCTACAGCAGCTTAGGATATGACCATTCTCTTGATAACACTTTCCTGATGACGAAGCTTCAGTTCTGGCGATTTCTAAAGGACTGCAGATTCCACCACTGCAACCTTACGCTTGCCGACATGGATAGGATCCTGAACG ataAAACATTACTTGAAGAGATTCACTCTCCATATGAGACTTTGCTACTCCGAATGTTTTTGACATATCTCATCTATTTGTCCTTCCACATCTATCATAAGGAGTTTGA CAATACGAGTCCCCGCCTCTTCAAGTGCTTCTGCAAGTTGATGGTCAAGAACATCTGTCCTAATGCCTGCCAAATAAAAG GCATATTGTTCAGCGACCGGCAACAAACAGTCTACGCAATCAATTACATTGACAAGTGTTGGGAGATATTCAGGGCCTTTTGTCGACCAAATCCCGTTGCTCCGTATGAACCGACCATGAAGATGAGGCACTTCCTCTGGATGCTGAAA GATTTAAGACTCGTAAGCAAGCAATTAACCGCTACCAAAATTGTGAATATTCTGGCCAAAGACAGCCCTTGTGTGCGTGATGGAGAGGACACTAACTTAGAACATGAG CTTGTTTTCCTGGAGTTTTTCGAAGCTCTGCTGGACTGTGCCCTGTTGTATGTCACCGATGAGATGCTGAAGCAGCAAGCAGAAGAATCCAGTTGTTCAACAAGTTCCTTCAGAACAGATGAGTTCATAGACCCGGCTGCAGGGCCTCCATTGGCTCAGGACTTGTCCTCTGGTCAG TCCGTTCAAACCAGAAGTCTAAGCAGTGGCGAAACAAGCACTGAGACCACAGAAACCCTGCATGTCAAGGCTTCCACAAGCAAGATTGTGCATTTTGTGGATGTTGGCAAGGGAAAGAAGTCCGAG aaaggaaaaggcaagaatggaggaaaagagggcaaaggaTCTCGGCACGGTTCAAAATCTCCTAGTAAAGAAAAAAGTCTCTCTCCTCAGG CCATGAGTTTTAATGTCACCTTCTCTGCTATcgtggaagagaaagaagaaagttcAGCTCCATCACTATCAAGTGCAGAAGCAGGGCAAGAGTCAATTCTTAGTGCTCCCATGAAGGAATTAGCAG ATAACCTCGAAAGTGCAAAGAACGAGCAGAAGGACAAACTTGGTTTATGGATGAGTCAGATCTACATCTTTTTTGTCAACAAATTCTTTGCCGGCTACAAACACTTGGAAGTCGTGAAAGAAACCATTATAGACAACAGGATTCGGCACGCTGAATTCCTTGTACTGAAGAAGATccaagaagctgaagaagaagcAAA
- the LOC128402214 gene encoding radial spoke head 10 homolog B-like isoform X3, whose protein sequence is MGKEKKRDSKKGEKSLPPPSAHEPSVEPATSVQNIPPAVNQVDEQAAAQTVPQEEVKEAVALPPPEPIEYEEPILTQLIVESYEGEKICGLYEGEGTACFQGGNVYKGMFSEGLMHGQGTYTWADGVKYEGNFVKNLQMHHGSYTWPDGSVYDGEGTIYYNKEGSSWYEGDFVYNVKSGWGIRCYKSGNIYEGQWERDMRHGEGRMRWLTTNQEYTGQWVNGIQHGYGTHTWYLKRIPGSQYPLRNEYVGDFVNGDRHGHGKFFFASGAMYDGQWVHNKKQGMGKLVFKNGRVYEGEFIDDHMAEYPSFQIDIMNNQDLSGIRTTSPFGTESIKVVDGPDSTSALGTNIEIDISTLLAIFPEENREEEIKQTEFAVLRYISELRRIYTFYSSLGYDHSLDNTFLMTKLQFWRFLKDCRFHHCNLTLADMDRILNDKTLLEEIHSPYETLLLRMFLTYLIYLSFHIYHKEFDNTSPRLFKCFCKLMVKNICPNACQIKGILFSDRQQTVYAINYIDKCWEIFRAFCRPNPVAPYEPTMKMRHFLWMLKDLRLVSKQLTATKIVNILAKDSPCVRDGEDTNLEHELVFLEFFEALLDCALLYVTDEMLKQQAEESSCSTSSFRTDEFIDPAAGPPLAQDLSSGQSVQTRSLSSGETSTETTETLHVKASTSKIVHFVDVGKGKKSEKGKGKNGGKEGKGSRHGSKSPSKEKSLSPQAMSFNVTFSAIVEEKEESSAPSLSSAEAGQESILSAPMKELADNLESAKNEQKDKLGLWMSQIYIFFVNKFFAGYKHLEVVKETIIDNRIRHAEFLVLKKIQEAEEEAKLNAMREAEEARKLEEAAAEKAAQELEESLCRELEEASIQLQSSPKEESPVSPQAPPSTKTTGGGKKKKKA, encoded by the exons ATGGgtaaagaaaagaagagagacaGTAAGAAAGGAGAAAAGTCTTTGCCTCCTCCTTCCGCACACGAGCCCTCAGTAGAACCTGCTACTTCTGTACAGAACATCCCGCCGGCTGTAAATCAAGTGGATGAACAGGCAGCAGCCCAAACAGTTCCCCAAGAAGAGGTGAAAGAGGCAGTGGCACTTCCACCGCCAGAACCCATTGAGTATGAGGAGCCGATTCTGACTCAGCTCATTGTTGAAAG CTACGAAGGAGAAAAAATCTGTGGGTTATATGAGGGAGAAGGAACAGCTTGTTTTCAAGGAGGCAATGTATACAAG GGCATGTTTTCTGAAGGCCTCATGCATGGACAAGGAACATACACATGGGCTGATGGAGTGAAGTATGAG GGAAACTTTGTGAAGAACCTACAAATGCATCATGGCAGTTACACCTGGCCGGATGGCAGCGTCTATGACGGAGAG GGCACCATTTATTACAACAAGGAAGGTTCTTCCTGGTATGAAGGTGACTTCGTATACAATGTAAAAAGTGGATGGGGAATAAGATG TTATAAATCTGGAAATATCTATGAAGGCCAGTGGGAGAGGGACATGCGTCATGGAGAAGGGCGGATGAGGTGGCTCACGACGAATCAGGAATATACCGGGCAGTGGGTTAATGGCATACAG cacGGCTATGGTACCCACACTTGGTATCTGAAGAGAATACCCGGATCACAATACCCCCTAAGGAATGAATACGTGGGAGATTTCGTCAATGGGGACCGCCATGGACATGGGAAGTTCTTCTTTGCCAGTGGAGCAATGTATGATGGGCAGTGGGTTCACAATAAGAAGCAAGGCATG gGTAAGCTTGTGTTCAAGAATGGCCGTGTCTATGAAGGCGAATTTATAGATGACCATATGGCAGAATATCCATCTTTTCAAATTGACATCATGAATAACCAAGATCTGAGTGGCATTCGGACGACGAGTCCCTTTGGCACTG AGAGTATCAAAGTTGTTGATGGCCCAGATAGTACATCTGCATTGGGAACGAATATAGAAATAGATATATCAACTTTGTTGGCTATATTTCCAGAAGAAAACAGGGAAGAAGAAATCAAACAG ACAGAGTTTGCTGTACTGAGATATATCTCGGAACTGAGGCGAATCTACACCTTCTACAGCAGCTTAGGATATGACCATTCTCTTGATAACACTTTCCTGATGACGAAGCTTCAGTTCTGGCGATTTCTAAAGGACTGCAGATTCCACCACTGCAACCTTACGCTTGCCGACATGGATAGGATCCTGAACG ataAAACATTACTTGAAGAGATTCACTCTCCATATGAGACTTTGCTACTCCGAATGTTTTTGACATATCTCATCTATTTGTCCTTCCACATCTATCATAAGGAGTTTGA CAATACGAGTCCCCGCCTCTTCAAGTGCTTCTGCAAGTTGATGGTCAAGAACATCTGTCCTAATGCCTGCCAAATAAAAG GCATATTGTTCAGCGACCGGCAACAAACAGTCTACGCAATCAATTACATTGACAAGTGTTGGGAGATATTCAGGGCCTTTTGTCGACCAAATCCCGTTGCTCCGTATGAACCGACCATGAAGATGAGGCACTTCCTCTGGATGCTGAAA GATTTAAGACTCGTAAGCAAGCAATTAACCGCTACCAAAATTGTGAATATTCTGGCCAAAGACAGCCCTTGTGTGCGTGATGGAGAGGACACTAACTTAGAACATGAG CTTGTTTTCCTGGAGTTTTTCGAAGCTCTGCTGGACTGTGCCCTGTTGTATGTCACCGATGAGATGCTGAAGCAGCAAGCAGAAGAATCCAGTTGTTCAACAAGTTCCTTCAGAACAGATGAGTTCATAGACCCGGCTGCAGGGCCTCCATTGGCTCAGGACTTGTCCTCTGGTCAG TCCGTTCAAACCAGAAGTCTAAGCAGTGGCGAAACAAGCACTGAGACCACAGAAACCCTGCATGTCAAGGCTTCCACAAGCAAGATTGTGCATTTTGTGGATGTTGGCAAGGGAAAGAAGTCCGAG aaaggaaaaggcaagaatggaggaaaagagggcaaaggaTCTCGGCACGGTTCAAAATCTCCTAGTAAAGAAAAAAGTCTCTCTCCTCAGG CCATGAGTTTTAATGTCACCTTCTCTGCTATcgtggaagagaaagaagaaagttcAGCTCCATCACTATCAAGTGCAGAAGCAGGGCAAGAGTCAATTCTTAGTGCTCCCATGAAGGAATTAGCAG ATAACCTCGAAAGTGCAAAGAACGAGCAGAAGGACAAACTTGGTTTATGGATGAGTCAGATCTACATCTTTTTTGTCAACAAATTCTTTGCCGGCTACAAACACTTGGAAGTCGTGAAAGAAACCATTATAGACAACAGGATTCGGCACGCTGAATTCCTTGTACTGAAGAAGATccaagaagctgaagaagaagcAAA